In a single window of the Acidobacteriota bacterium genome:
- a CDS encoding YtxH domain-containing protein, translating into MGNDFNRDETSAATKLTYLLVGGGIGAILALLFAPKSGEELRHDIAEASRKGLEKSKEAAHHLQEKAGEYYEVTKEKAEDILETASEKAEEFAEKAKSAAARTANPFAAAIEAGKDAYTAEKRKNEPKSIAEGRPTYSVEDDGK; encoded by the coding sequence ATGGGAAACGATTTTAACAGGGACGAAACCAGCGCCGCGACAAAATTGACCTATTTGCTGGTCGGCGGCGGCATCGGTGCGATCCTCGCATTGCTTTTTGCTCCGAAATCCGGCGAAGAGCTGCGGCATGACATTGCCGAGGCTTCCCGCAAAGGGCTGGAGAAAAGCAAAGAGGCCGCTCATCATCTGCAGGAAAAGGCGGGTGAATATTACGAAGTGACGAAGGAAAAGGCCGAGGATATCCTCGAGACCGCTTCGGAAAAGGCTGAAGAATTTGCTGAAAAAGCAAAATCAGCGGCCGCCCGTACTGCGAACCCTTTCGCAGCGGCCATCGAGGCCGGCAAGGACGCATACACCGCCGAAAAACGTAAGAACGAGCCTAAATCAATTGCAGAAGGCCGTCCGACCTACAGCGTAGAGGACGACGGAAAGTAA
- a CDS encoding carboxypeptidase regulatory-like domain-containing protein: MAVLRRLTFLFLILSFTSVYSTAADEAASSTITGRVYDRQRNPLPDVDVELLDDLYRVMMNGRTKTDSSGRYQFSGLSNGNYTIRVFAFRYDLEDQSIPLEINTQNIRGGEGSGYFTQDFFLSPKRGSLAAAETGTVFAQEVPDEAKRLYGEALKEFEEKRQIEGINTLNRALNIFPKYYDALYRAGREMYVLGRYREAVPYFLRAVEVNEKSAYTLYYLGNCFYFMGKDFYKASQTALSQSAILAPGSAQVFYSLGRTQRAMGNFADAEKNLLNAKRNSKLPVAEIQRELSQLYANDLKKFGEAADELELYLKASGFVGKEAEDIKSKIADLRKKAGKKTE, from the coding sequence ATGGCGGTATTACGACGCTTAACCTTTCTATTTCTTATTCTCTCCTTTACTTCTGTATATAGCACGGCTGCTGACGAAGCCGCGTCGAGCACGATAACAGGCCGGGTTTACGACCGGCAACGAAATCCGCTGCCCGATGTTGACGTCGAGCTGCTCGACGATCTATACCGCGTGATGATGAACGGCCGGACAAAAACCGACAGCTCCGGGCGATATCAGTTCAGCGGCCTGTCGAACGGCAACTATACCATCCGTGTTTTCGCATTTCGGTACGATCTGGAAGACCAGTCGATACCATTGGAGATAAACACCCAGAATATCCGCGGCGGCGAGGGAAGCGGTTATTTCACTCAGGATTTCTTTCTTTCGCCAAAACGCGGCAGCCTTGCTGCGGCAGAGACGGGAACTGTCTTTGCACAAGAGGTACCCGATGAGGCAAAGCGTCTGTATGGCGAGGCATTGAAGGAGTTCGAAGAAAAACGGCAGATCGAAGGCATCAACACGCTGAACCGAGCACTCAACATTTTCCCGAAATATTACGACGCACTTTATCGAGCGGGCAGAGAGATGTATGTTCTAGGACGCTATCGCGAGGCGGTCCCGTATTTTCTGCGTGCGGTCGAGGTGAATGAAAAGAGCGCCTACACACTGTATTACCTGGGCAATTGCTTCTATTTCATGGGCAAGGATTTTTACAAGGCGTCACAGACGGCTCTTTCACAGTCAGCAATTCTCGCACCCGGATCGGCTCAGGTTTTCTATTCGCTTGGCCGGACGCAGCGTGCGATGGGAAATTTTGCGGACGCCGAAAAGAACCTGCTGAACGCGAAACGCAATTCGAAACTGCCCGTGGCTGAGATACAGCGCGAACTTTCCCAGCTTTATGCGAACGACCTGAAGAAATTCGGCGAAGCGGCGGACGAACTCGAGCTTTACTTAAAAGCTTCGGGATTTGTCGGAAAGGAAGCCGAAGATATAAAGAGTAAGATCGCCGACCTGAGGAAAAAGGCAGGTAAGAAGACCGAATAG
- the lepA gene encoding elongation factor 4 yields the protein MDRELIRNFSIIAHIDHGKSTLADRLLQLTGAVAERDMEAQLLDDMDLERERGITIKAHAVRLDYKAKNGKQYVLNLIDTPGHVDFSYEVSRSLSACEGALLVVDASQGVEAQTLANTYLAIENDLELIPVLNKIDLPSAEPDRIKEQIESIVGLDASEAVLTSAKTGAGVDEVLEAIIEKVPPPKGDRNEPLKALIFDSWYDSYRGVIVLFRIIDGTLKKGTKIQFFNTGREYLVETIGVNRPKATPINELGPGEVGFMTASIKTVADVQIGDTITEAANPTKEPFPGFQEVKPMVFAGLYPTDSAQYEDLRDAMEKLRLNDASFFFEPESSTALGFGFRCGFLGLLHMEIVQERLEREFNLELITTAPGVRYRVTTTDGAVHEVDSPSQLPDPARIAKFEEPFIEATILTNEAFLGGILPLLDEKRGIQKRFEYVTKDRVMLVYELPLNEIVLDFYDRLKSVSRGYASLDYHLSGYKESKLVKLDILVSGEPVDALSLIMHSDTAQAKGRLLTAKMKELIPRQLFEVPIQAAIGNKVIARETVKAMGKNVIAKCYGGDISRKRKLLEKQKEGKRRMKKVGRVEIPQEAFLAVLKVNQG from the coding sequence ATGGACCGAGAGCTGATACGCAACTTTTCGATCATTGCCCATATCGACCACGGCAAATCGACCCTCGCCGACCGCCTGCTGCAGTTGACGGGAGCGGTCGCCGAGCGCGATATGGAAGCGCAGCTGCTCGACGATATGGACCTGGAACGCGAGCGCGGCATTACCATCAAAGCGCATGCTGTCCGGCTGGATTACAAGGCAAAGAACGGCAAACAATACGTACTCAATCTCATTGACACGCCCGGCCACGTCGATTTTTCTTACGAGGTCTCGCGTTCGCTTTCAGCCTGCGAAGGAGCTCTGCTGGTGGTCGACGCTTCGCAGGGCGTCGAAGCTCAGACATTGGCAAATACATACCTTGCCATCGAGAACGACCTCGAACTCATTCCCGTACTGAACAAGATCGACCTGCCGTCAGCAGAACCCGACCGCATTAAGGAACAGATCGAGAGCATCGTGGGACTCGACGCGAGCGAGGCGGTCCTGACATCAGCAAAAACAGGTGCAGGCGTCGATGAGGTCCTCGAAGCAATTATCGAAAAAGTTCCTCCGCCAAAAGGCGACCGAAACGAGCCGCTGAAGGCGCTGATCTTCGACAGTTGGTATGACAGCTACCGCGGCGTTATCGTACTTTTCCGAATCATTGACGGCACGCTTAAGAAGGGCACAAAGATTCAGTTCTTCAATACCGGACGTGAGTATCTCGTTGAAACCATTGGGGTTAACCGGCCTAAGGCGACGCCGATAAACGAGCTCGGGCCGGGCGAGGTCGGCTTTATGACGGCTTCGATCAAGACGGTCGCGGACGTCCAGATCGGCGACACGATCACTGAGGCGGCAAATCCGACCAAGGAACCTTTCCCCGGTTTTCAGGAAGTAAAGCCGATGGTCTTTGCTGGGCTTTATCCTACCGATTCGGCGCAATACGAAGACCTCAGAGACGCGATGGAGAAGCTGCGGCTCAATGACGCATCGTTCTTTTTCGAACCGGAAAGCTCGACGGCTCTCGGCTTCGGTTTCCGCTGCGGATTTCTGGGCCTGCTTCACATGGAGATCGTTCAGGAGCGGCTGGAGCGAGAGTTCAATCTGGAGCTGATCACGACGGCGCCCGGCGTGCGGTACCGCGTGACGACGACCGACGGCGCCGTGCACGAGGTCGATTCGCCGTCGCAGCTGCCCGATCCGGCACGCATCGCAAAATTTGAAGAGCCGTTCATCGAGGCGACCATTCTTACCAATGAGGCGTTTCTCGGCGGCATTCTTCCTCTTCTCGATGAAAAACGCGGCATCCAAAAGCGCTTTGAATACGTGACGAAAGACCGCGTGATGCTGGTTTACGAGCTTCCGCTCAACGAGATCGTGCTCGATTTCTACGATCGGCTGAAGAGCGTGTCACGCGGTTACGCGTCGCTGGATTATCATCTGTCGGGCTATAAGGAAAGTAAGCTGGTGAAACTCGACATTCTCGTTTCGGGCGAGCCTGTCGATGCGCTTTCGCTGATAATGCACTCGGACACGGCACAGGCGAAAGGTCGCCTGCTGACCGCGAAGATGAAAGAGCTGATCCCGCGGCAGCTTTTCGAAGTGCCGATCCAAGCCGCCATCGGCAATAAGGTGATCGCCCGCGAGACCGTCAAGGCGATGGGCAAGAACGTGATCGCAAAATGCTATGGCGGCGACATCTCGCGTAAACGCAAACTTCTCGAAAAGCAAAAAGAAGGCAAGCGGCGTATGAAGAAGGTCGGCCGCGTTGAGATACCGCAGGAGGCATTTCTGGCAGTTCTGAAGGTCAATCAGGGCTAA